From Aristaeella lactis, the proteins below share one genomic window:
- a CDS encoding GNAT family N-acetyltransferase, translating into MTIRTIDNDIKLIPYYRNDEASFPWYQDPDVCKQVDNIDHVYDLETLHRMYDYLSSHGDCYYIEYQGVLVGDVSLRDSKELAIVICKEYQNRHIGRRCVTGMLELAREKGMDRVWANIYSFNEQSKRMFLALGFTQTGEEEYELKL; encoded by the coding sequence ATGACAATTCGAACCATTGACAATGATATAAAGCTCATTCCCTACTACCGCAACGATGAGGCTTCCTTCCCCTGGTACCAGGATCCGGATGTCTGCAAGCAGGTGGATAATATCGACCATGTCTATGACCTGGAAACCCTGCACCGGATGTACGACTATCTGTCCTCCCACGGGGACTGCTATTACATTGAGTATCAGGGTGTCCTGGTGGGCGACGTTTCCCTCCGGGACAGCAAGGAGCTGGCCATCGTGATCTGTAAGGAATACCAGAACCGGCACATCGGCCGGAGATGCGTTACGGGCATGCTGGAGCTGGCCCGGGAAAAAGGCATGGACCGCGTCTGGGCCAATATCTATTCCTTCAACGAGCAAAGTAAAAGAATGTTCCTTGCGTTGGGCTTTACCCAAACCGGCGAGGAAGAATACGAACTGAAACTGTGA
- a CDS encoding trimeric intracellular cation channel family protein, with amino-acid sequence MQILFILEIIGTIAFAVSGAVVGIQKKMDIFGVSILGLTAAVGGGILRDLILNITPPAAFQNPVFAATAILVSILIFIPAVRNVFEHGKKIYEVLILLMDSVGLGLFTVVGVQVATAAMPERNLFLITFVGVLTGVGGGILRDIFAGNTPYIFIKHFYACASIIGAWTCALLWPHTGAVTAMIAGAAITVVLRLLAARFRWSLPKAR; translated from the coding sequence ATGCAGATCCTGTTTATCCTTGAAATCATCGGTACCATCGCTTTCGCTGTTTCCGGCGCGGTTGTCGGCATACAGAAAAAGATGGATATCTTTGGCGTCAGTATCCTGGGCCTCACGGCAGCTGTCGGGGGCGGAATCCTGCGGGACCTGATCCTGAACATCACCCCGCCCGCGGCCTTCCAGAACCCTGTTTTCGCGGCCACCGCCATCCTTGTCAGCATCCTGATCTTCATCCCGGCGGTCCGGAATGTCTTTGAGCATGGAAAGAAGATTTATGAAGTCCTGATCCTGCTCATGGATTCTGTCGGCCTGGGCCTTTTCACCGTGGTCGGCGTCCAGGTGGCCACTGCCGCCATGCCGGAGCGGAACCTGTTCCTGATCACCTTCGTCGGTGTGCTCACCGGGGTCGGCGGCGGCATCCTGCGGGATATCTTTGCCGGAAACACGCCCTATATCTTTATCAAGCACTTCTATGCCTGTGCCTCCATCATCGGGGCATGGACCTGTGCTCTGCTCTGGCCCCACACCGGTGCCGTAACCGCCATGATCGCCGGCGCTGCCATTACCGTGGTCCTGCGGCTGCTGGCTGCCCGTTTCCGGTGGAGCCTGCCGAAAGCCAGATAA
- a CDS encoding GNAT family N-acetyltransferase, producing the protein MNCKEMTQQYFSRWLGSDGNLLAGTQNAPVFLFTPERNTVQAGYGERFDVWALETASGTFVSFGDAVRDSIPRLEEFLRGGTPLGQALQQVYGVRPEHSIRWFYAGDDRESPDARVLEPSDYPAFEQFFRSQYPDLEDVSWLREYFDEMAAEHLCCGVFMDGLLVSCTDMPIMPYMQESIREIGINTLAAYRGRGCAKAACLQCIHEVLSRGKCPIWSAEAENTASLRLAESVGFVRLGDSYSISLSTAG; encoded by the coding sequence ATGAACTGTAAGGAAATGACCCAGCAATACTTTTCCCGTTGGCTGGGTTCCGACGGCAATCTGCTGGCAGGAACGCAGAATGCCCCTGTTTTTCTCTTCACCCCGGAACGGAACACTGTCCAGGCCGGCTATGGCGAGCGTTTTGACGTCTGGGCCCTGGAAACAGCTTCCGGAACCTTCGTTTCCTTTGGAGACGCGGTGCGGGACAGTATCCCCCGGCTGGAAGAGTTCCTGCGCGGCGGCACGCCGCTGGGTCAGGCACTTCAGCAGGTTTACGGGGTCAGGCCCGAACACAGTATCCGCTGGTTCTACGCCGGCGATGACAGGGAAAGCCCGGACGCCCGCGTCCTGGAACCCTCCGACTATCCCGCCTTTGAGCAATTCTTCCGCTCGCAGTATCCGGATCTGGAAGACGTATCCTGGCTGCGGGAATACTTCGACGAGATGGCCGCGGAGCATCTCTGCTGCGGGGTTTTCATGGACGGCCTGCTCGTCAGCTGCACCGATATGCCGATAATGCCCTATATGCAGGAATCCATCCGGGAAATCGGGATCAATACGCTGGCGGCGTACCGGGGCCGGGGCTGCGCAAAGGCCGCCTGCCTTCAGTGCATCCATGAAGTCCTGTCCCGGGGCAAATGCCCGATCTGGTCCGCTGAAGCGGAAAACACCGCGTCCCTCAGGCTGGCCGAGTCCGTCGGATTTGTCCGTCTGGGTGACTCATACTCCATAAGTCTTTCAACCGCCGGTTAA
- a CDS encoding 5' nucleotidase, NT5C type codes for MTILVDMDDTMEQLLEALVKRANERFDRNVSVDDVTDWTIVCAFPGIEKRQILDFMREDDFWEDVKPVPGAAEALKHFMDEGHKVYVVTATEFEHVHRKMEDVLFRYFPFLSPQQVIITSRKQMIRGDVLIDDGIHNLEGGEYKKILFTRPYNRDYDAEANGMIRVHNWDEIVEAIDRME; via the coding sequence GTGACGATCCTTGTGGATATGGACGATACCATGGAGCAGCTGCTGGAAGCCCTGGTGAAACGGGCCAATGAGCGGTTTGACCGGAACGTGTCGGTGGATGACGTGACCGACTGGACCATCGTGTGTGCTTTCCCGGGCATTGAAAAACGGCAGATCCTCGACTTTATGCGCGAGGATGATTTCTGGGAGGACGTGAAGCCCGTGCCCGGCGCGGCGGAAGCGCTGAAGCATTTCATGGATGAAGGGCATAAAGTCTACGTCGTTACAGCCACAGAGTTTGAGCATGTGCACAGGAAAATGGAGGATGTGCTCTTCCGGTACTTTCCCTTCCTGTCCCCGCAGCAGGTCATTATTACCAGCCGGAAGCAGATGATCCGGGGAGACGTGCTGATCGATGACGGCATTCACAACCTGGAAGGCGGGGAATACAAAAAAATCCTCTTTACACGGCCCTACAACCGGGACTATGACGCGGAGGCCAACGGTATGATCCGGGTGCATAACTGGGATGAGATCGTTGAAGCCATAGACCGGATGGAATAA
- a CDS encoding DUF6889 family protein — protein sequence MWRQHELWDGTYTLDDLLDITELIRVRRENEKRAAEAARI from the coding sequence ATGTGGCGGCAGCATGAACTCTGGGACGGCACCTATACGCTGGACGACCTGCTGGACATTACGGAGCTGATCCGGGTGCGAAGGGAAAATGAAAAAAGGGCGGCCGAAGCCGCCCGGATATAA
- a CDS encoding YgjV family protein, whose amino-acid sequence METSEILIGNICSLGAMITDGISGTRKNPRHILGAQLISQFFYGAGSFVLKGYSSTAQNVVSVLRNLAAMKNVKSKAVEWDLILLGVVLGAAFNNRGLIGWLPVIANLEYSVAVFRLKDSERGLKLAFLINAVMFAVFNLSIMNYVGAIGSLSVIVITAVSLLRNKPAQNV is encoded by the coding sequence GTGGAAACCAGCGAAATTCTTATCGGAAACATCTGCAGCCTCGGAGCGATGATCACGGACGGCATCAGCGGAACCCGGAAAAATCCCCGGCACATCCTCGGTGCGCAGTTGATCAGCCAGTTCTTTTACGGCGCCGGATCCTTCGTCCTGAAAGGCTACAGCAGCACGGCCCAGAACGTTGTGTCCGTTCTCCGTAACCTGGCGGCAATGAAAAATGTCAAAAGCAAAGCCGTCGAATGGGACCTCATCCTGCTGGGTGTCGTGCTGGGCGCGGCGTTCAACAACCGCGGGCTCATCGGCTGGCTTCCCGTTATCGCGAACCTGGAATACTCCGTTGCCGTTTTCCGGCTGAAAGACAGCGAAAGAGGCCTGAAGCTCGCCTTCCTGATCAACGCCGTAATGTTCGCGGTCTTCAATCTTTCCATCATGAACTATGTCGGTGCCATCGGCAGCTTATCGGTTATCGTCATCACCGCGGTTTCCCTCCTCCGGAACAAACCGGCTCAAAACGTCTGA
- a CDS encoding S41 family peptidase — MKKVLSFLLVFCLLCGTAAASEEFTKEDFLADYDEALSILEECFPCLPYIRQQYPNYDDMCREGRETVLNSCDSAGDLMHILANLFNRIGSPAHLAILDSDTYRYYTDNAANWYDADSPEIRLLNDEQTRAVYASMDRNQSLPSKFSFSSAIYLSSVSYDPGRSLLYLRLPSFNSTLMERDRNILVDAVREHPDVKHIVFDICGNHGGSDLYWYELLVAPFGERIPITERLYFRDTPITRDYGIMENAVPVSSLPADELPPFVRELDLTYTSSGTFLAEPAEEGRIIHCDAKRWVLIDQIVFSAADGFAGFCRQTHWATLVGRTTMGDGGMVSSCFTRLTRTGLLMKFSAVATANAEGLLNSLYGTKPDLPCKPSESPCDAVLRYIDME; from the coding sequence ATGAAAAAGGTCCTGTCGTTTCTCCTGGTGTTCTGCCTGCTCTGCGGCACTGCCGCGGCATCCGAGGAGTTTACAAAGGAAGATTTCCTCGCGGATTATGATGAAGCGCTCAGCATCCTGGAGGAATGCTTTCCCTGCCTGCCTTACATCCGGCAGCAATACCCGAATTATGATGATATGTGCCGTGAGGGACGTGAAACGGTTCTCAACAGCTGTGATTCCGCCGGGGACCTGATGCACATCCTGGCTAATCTGTTTAACAGGATAGGGAGTCCTGCTCATCTGGCCATACTGGATTCGGACACTTATCGGTATTATACCGATAACGCCGCAAACTGGTATGATGCCGACTCTCCTGAGATCCGTCTGCTCAATGACGAACAGACCCGTGCCGTCTATGCTTCCATGGACCGGAACCAGTCTTTACCATCCAAATTTTCATTCAGCTCCGCCATATATCTTTCATCCGTTTCCTATGATCCCGGCAGGTCTCTCCTTTACCTCCGCCTGCCCTCCTTCAATTCTACCCTTATGGAACGTGACCGGAATATTCTCGTGGATGCTGTCCGGGAGCATCCGGACGTGAAGCATATCGTCTTCGACATCTGCGGTAACCACGGCGGGTCAGACTTATACTGGTATGAACTGCTGGTGGCACCTTTCGGAGAGCGTATTCCTATCACCGAGCGGCTTTACTTCCGTGATACCCCCATAACCAGGGATTACGGCATAATGGAAAACGCTGTGCCGGTATCCTCCCTGCCCGCCGACGAACTGCCTCCCTTTGTGAGGGAACTGGACCTGACGTACACTTCATCAGGGACCTTTCTTGCTGAACCTGCTGAAGAAGGCAGGATCATCCACTGCGACGCGAAGCGCTGGGTCCTGATCGATCAGATTGTCTTTTCCGCGGCGGACGGATTCGCCGGATTCTGCAGGCAGACACACTGGGCCACCCTTGTCGGCCGGACCACTATGGGAGACGGCGGCATGGTAAGTTCATGTTTCACCCGTCTTACCCGGACCGGCCTGCTGATGAAGTTTTCAGCAGTGGCCACCGCCAACGCGGAAGGTTTGCTGAACTCCCTCTACGGCACAAAACCGGATCTTCCGTGCAAGCCCTCTGAATCTCCCTGTGACGCCGTGCTCCGGTATATCGACATGGAATAA
- a CDS encoding pyridoxamine 5'-phosphate oxidase family protein: MDLKAVERFISRQSVSFVCSVDDEGCPNVKAMLKPRKRVGVKEFWFSTNTSSMRIRQYLENPKASVYFYHKGLIHYEGVMLKGTMAVLTDQASKDMIWRKGDTMFYKNGVTDPDYCVLKFTAESGRHYRDLKTENSEID, translated from the coding sequence ATGGATCTGAAAGCTGTGGAGCGTTTTATCAGCAGGCAGAGTGTCAGTTTTGTCTGTTCTGTGGACGATGAAGGCTGCCCGAACGTCAAAGCTATGCTGAAGCCGCGGAAGCGGGTCGGAGTGAAGGAGTTCTGGTTCTCCACCAACACTTCTTCCATGAGGATCCGCCAGTACCTCGAAAACCCCAAAGCAAGCGTCTACTTTTATCACAAGGGGCTGATCCATTATGAAGGCGTTATGCTGAAGGGTACTATGGCTGTTTTGACAGACCAGGCCTCAAAGGATATGATCTGGAGAAAAGGCGACACCATGTTCTACAAAAACGGTGTGACTGATCCGGACTACTGCGTCCTGAAGTTTACCGCGGAAAGCGGAAGGCATTACCGCGACCTGAAAACGGAAAATTCTGAGATTGACTGA
- a CDS encoding RpiB/LacA/LacB family sugar-phosphate isomerase, giving the protein MNIGIIQASSQVGKNKLIFDTVKKYAAGSEIINFGCTEDEPDRYSYIEISVLAGMLLSSGAVDFIVTGCSSGQGMMLACNSFPGVLCGYAPTPMDAYLFAQINNGNAVSLPLGEEYTWAGYENFDATVAKLFSEPFGQGYPKGEAARKLRDTELLKQIRRSSQRAAVDLLESLDGDFVRSILRKQNVIGYILEHGHGGIVDWLQAR; this is encoded by the coding sequence ATGAATATCGGAATCATCCAGGCCAGCTCGCAGGTCGGAAAAAACAAGCTCATCTTCGACACGGTGAAGAAATACGCCGCCGGTTCGGAGATCATCAATTTCGGATGTACGGAAGATGAACCGGACCGTTACAGCTATATAGAGATCTCCGTACTGGCCGGAATGCTCCTTTCCTCCGGTGCCGTGGACTTCATCGTTACCGGATGTTCTTCCGGCCAGGGGATGATGCTTGCCTGCAACAGCTTCCCGGGCGTTCTGTGCGGATACGCGCCGACCCCCATGGACGCTTATCTTTTCGCCCAGATCAATAACGGAAACGCGGTTTCCCTGCCGCTTGGCGAGGAATACACCTGGGCCGGATATGAAAATTTTGATGCCACTGTCGCGAAACTGTTTTCGGAGCCCTTCGGCCAGGGTTACCCCAAAGGAGAAGCCGCCCGGAAGCTCAGGGATACCGAACTGCTCAAACAGATACGCCGCAGTTCACAACGCGCCGCCGTTGACCTCCTGGAATCCCTGGACGGGGACTTCGTACGGTCCATCCTTCGCAAACAGAATGTCATCGGCTATATCCTGGAACATGGCCATGGCGGTATCGTGGACTGGCTTCAGGCCCGGTAA
- a CDS encoding phage protein, producing MAYNVYSLPDVKSVLYHPDVGTANLHLCGIGKITVAAAGDLSSHTATADGYVVVNRLKTTNGTIQIEVPQNSIGDDFLRRWARWAKNTGNPNRIALGTLTITDTVSGFKTICTGVSLQKAPDRTYDRMATNVSYTLLATTITEQ from the coding sequence ATGGCTTATAACGTTTATTCCCTTCCGGATGTGAAGTCGGTTTTGTACCATCCGGATGTGGGGACGGCGAACCTGCATCTGTGCGGTATCGGGAAGATCACCGTGGCAGCGGCCGGGGACCTGAGCTCCCATACAGCTACCGCGGACGGATATGTGGTGGTGAACCGGCTGAAAACAACAAACGGCACCATCCAGATTGAGGTGCCGCAGAACAGTATCGGGGATGATTTCCTCAGGCGCTGGGCCAGGTGGGCAAAAAATACGGGCAATCCGAACCGGATTGCCCTGGGAACACTGACCATTACGGATACGGTGTCCGGGTTCAAAACCATCTGTACCGGGGTTTCCCTGCAGAAAGCGCCGGACCGGACTTATGACCGGATGGCAACGAACGTCAGTTATACCCTGCTGGCAACGACCATAACGGAACAGTAA
- a CDS encoding phage neck terminator protein, giving the protein MNFPSKPVQIALFDALCACAGVNNLSREAAALIREAYAEPENAPRPPVNRNVIYWTLLQDPASDPVSTAYVPQEAGTGRNTALVYTTLKYRLIIVCYGPASEEYALRIRHMLYLDGNGFPRRILRDAGIFPVPDPPQPALMHEEEGSLWRKRADLSIPLRIRYEQQAGTRPSIATAPVVILKHQGGTRHQDEL; this is encoded by the coding sequence ATGAATTTTCCTTCAAAACCGGTTCAAATTGCCCTTTTTGATGCTCTTTGTGCCTGCGCAGGGGTGAATAATCTGTCCCGTGAGGCCGCCGCGCTGATCCGTGAGGCTTATGCTGAACCGGAAAACGCCCCGCGGCCGCCGGTAAACCGGAATGTGATCTACTGGACACTGCTGCAGGATCCGGCTTCCGATCCGGTGTCCACCGCATATGTTCCCCAAGAGGCCGGAACAGGCAGAAACACAGCCCTGGTGTACACAACGCTGAAATACCGGCTGATCATTGTCTGTTACGGTCCGGCTTCAGAGGAGTACGCGCTCCGGATCCGGCACATGCTGTACCTGGACGGAAACGGGTTTCCCCGGCGGATTCTGCGGGACGCCGGAATCTTTCCCGTTCCGGATCCGCCGCAGCCGGCCCTGATGCATGAGGAGGAGGGCTCCCTCTGGCGGAAACGGGCGGACCTGTCGATCCCGCTGCGCATCCGGTATGAACAGCAGGCGGGGACGCGGCCTTCCATTGCTACAGCGCCTGTTGTGATCCTGAAACACCAGGGCGGCACCAGACATCAGGACGAATTATGA
- a CDS encoding helix-turn-helix domain-containing protein, with protein sequence MDQVRTGRFIAARRKEKGLTQKQLAEKLGISDKTVSKWECGNGFPEVSLLLPLCDELGITVNDLLSAELVPGEAYQEKAENNMVDMIKEREENRRHYMLLSALGGVSLLSFLTLLFVACLPTGAISLTLRFIILAIAFLIFAVGLLAVIEGQRKIGYYQCARCSGTFVPTFWSHAFGLNVVSKRLLKCPRCGKRSFCKKVMSREPDAQEGD encoded by the coding sequence ATGGATCAGGTCAGAACAGGCCGCTTTATCGCCGCGCGGCGGAAAGAGAAAGGCCTTACACAAAAGCAGCTCGCTGAAAAACTGGGCATCAGCGACAAAACGGTTTCGAAATGGGAATGCGGAAACGGATTCCCGGAAGTATCCCTGCTGCTTCCTCTGTGCGATGAACTCGGAATCACAGTCAATGACCTGCTGTCGGCCGAGCTTGTCCCCGGGGAAGCGTATCAGGAGAAAGCGGAGAATAATATGGTGGATATGATCAAAGAACGGGAGGAAAACCGGCGGCATTATATGCTTTTGTCCGCCCTGGGCGGTGTATCGCTGCTTTCCTTCCTGACCCTCTTGTTTGTGGCCTGCCTTCCCACAGGCGCCATCTCCCTGACCCTCAGGTTTATCATCCTGGCGATCGCCTTTTTGATCTTTGCGGTCGGCCTCCTGGCTGTTATCGAAGGGCAGCGGAAGATCGGGTATTATCAGTGCGCCAGGTGTTCCGGAACCTTCGTCCCGACGTTCTGGTCCCACGCTTTCGGACTGAACGTGGTGTCAAAACGGCTCCTGAAATGCCCCCGCTGCGGAAAGAGATCATTCTGCAAAAAAGTGATGTCCAGAGAGCCCGACGCACAGGAAGGAGACTGA
- a CDS encoding calcium/sodium antiporter encodes MLVPVLLFLLGFILLIKGGDWFVDGSTDLARRFHVPELVIGATVVAIGTTLPEVLVSATGALKGHSEIAYGNAIGSVICNTALISAVTFAIRPCKVDTKSFRVPVVFFFIAAVYYALNAYIGRTFSRLSGIVLLLIFAAYIAYTIWDGKKNGYGSTDDAEEAEDGESPLWKTMLMLAAGAVSIAVGANLLVDNGTLIAEAIGVPESVIALTFVALGTSLPELVTAITALVKGHGALSLGNIVGANLFNLVLVSGLSTTLSPFKVPVSNTICGTPVSLAVDIPVMFFVMAFMTLPALKRQKLTRFQGIFLLCVYAAFCVFQFVI; translated from the coding sequence ATGCTCGTACCGGTTTTGCTGTTTCTGCTGGGATTCATACTGCTGATCAAGGGCGGGGACTGGTTTGTGGATGGTTCCACGGATCTGGCCCGCCGTTTTCATGTTCCGGAGCTTGTGATCGGGGCGACGGTGGTTGCCATCGGAACGACCCTGCCGGAGGTGCTGGTCTCCGCGACCGGCGCGCTGAAGGGCCATAGTGAGATCGCCTACGGAAACGCCATCGGGAGCGTGATCTGCAACACGGCGCTGATCTCCGCTGTTACCTTCGCGATACGGCCCTGCAAGGTGGACACAAAGAGCTTCCGGGTGCCGGTGGTCTTTTTCTTCATCGCGGCAGTGTATTATGCCCTGAACGCTTATATCGGCCGGACCTTCAGCCGCCTGTCCGGCATTGTGCTCCTGCTGATTTTTGCTGCCTATATCGCCTACACCATCTGGGACGGGAAAAAGAACGGCTACGGAAGTACGGATGATGCTGAGGAAGCGGAAGACGGGGAATCCCCCCTTTGGAAGACCATGCTGATGCTGGCCGCCGGCGCGGTAAGCATTGCCGTAGGCGCCAACCTGCTGGTGGATAACGGAACCCTGATCGCCGAGGCTATCGGCGTTCCGGAAAGCGTGATCGCCCTGACCTTTGTGGCGCTGGGTACCAGCCTGCCGGAACTGGTAACGGCCATCACGGCGCTGGTGAAAGGCCACGGCGCCCTGAGCCTGGGCAACATCGTCGGCGCGAACCTGTTCAACCTGGTGCTGGTTTCCGGCCTGAGCACAACGCTCAGCCCGTTCAAAGTGCCTGTCAGTAATACCATCTGCGGCACGCCGGTTTCCCTGGCGGTGGATATTCCCGTAATGTTCTTTGTGATGGCTTTCATGACGCTTCCGGCGCTGAAACGGCAGAAGCTGACCCGGTTCCAGGGCATCTTCCTGCTGTGCGTGTATGCCGCGTTCTGCGTATTCCAGTTTGTCATCTGA
- a CDS encoding DUF3383 family protein, protein MLSINPVARVAVSTVRASAAPSSFDTGLLLVPDTGYTEERRLQVYTSGAEATAGLTALGFEADGDACGAALKYFAASPAPGHLLVSCYPVSQTAEDALDAVLEQTADFYGVMPVSPLTDEALTRLARYVEALPVPAVLFAPVLSFSAAADGPLDRLYRERLKRTLPFCCAAVPDCAAVMGTAMGLELAHQKTAFALCYKTIQGIQPSALTQGQADSIKAKNGNVYVARGYTHFLFENGTMANGQRYDEVLYTDKIAEDLQNAAVTLLAENPDKMPQTDDSTAQFINRFSSILMGYTDRGVLASAVWRGTDAGPVRSGEIVENGFMLWADSYDDQSEADRAAHRAVPVQCALCLAGSIESVVIEIKVEI, encoded by the coding sequence GTGCTGAGCATTAATCCTGTTGCCCGCGTGGCGGTCAGCACCGTCCGGGCATCCGCCGCTCCGTCCTCTTTTGATACAGGCCTGCTGCTGGTTCCGGACACCGGATATACGGAGGAGCGCCGGCTGCAGGTTTATACCTCCGGGGCGGAGGCCACTGCCGGACTGACTGCCCTGGGGTTTGAGGCGGACGGGGATGCCTGTGGGGCGGCGCTGAAGTATTTCGCGGCTTCTCCGGCACCAGGGCACCTGCTGGTTTCCTGTTATCCGGTTTCACAGACGGCGGAGGACGCTCTGGACGCGGTGCTGGAGCAGACGGCAGATTTTTACGGTGTAATGCCGGTATCGCCCCTGACAGATGAGGCGTTGACGAGACTGGCCCGGTACGTGGAAGCCCTGCCGGTTCCGGCGGTACTCTTTGCCCCGGTATTGTCTTTTTCCGCTGCCGCGGATGGACCGCTGGACCGGCTGTACCGGGAACGGCTGAAACGGACGCTGCCGTTCTGCTGCGCCGCGGTTCCTGACTGCGCGGCGGTGATGGGAACAGCCATGGGACTGGAACTGGCACATCAGAAAACCGCCTTTGCCCTGTGCTACAAGACCATCCAGGGAATACAGCCTTCCGCGCTGACACAGGGACAGGCGGACAGCATTAAGGCAAAGAATGGAAATGTGTACGTGGCGCGGGGCTATACCCACTTTCTGTTTGAGAACGGAACGATGGCTAACGGGCAGCGGTATGATGAAGTCCTCTATACGGATAAAATCGCGGAAGACCTGCAGAACGCCGCGGTGACGCTGCTGGCGGAAAATCCGGATAAGATGCCCCAGACGGATGATTCCACGGCTCAGTTTATCAACCGGTTTTCCTCCATTCTCATGGGCTATACCGACCGGGGTGTGCTGGCTTCCGCCGTGTGGCGCGGGACAGATGCGGGACCTGTCCGGAGCGGGGAGATCGTCGAGAACGGGTTTATGCTCTGGGCGGACAGCTATGATGACCAAAGCGAAGCTGACCGGGCGGCGCACAGGGCTGTACCGGTGCAGTGCGCGCTGTGCCTGGCGGGAAGCATTGAGTCTGTTGTGATTGAAATAAAAGTAGAGATATGA
- a CDS encoding HU family DNA-binding protein has protein sequence MNKTELVEVVSSKAGVTKTEAQKVVTATLEAIVQGVVADGKVILPGFGTFETRQRSARNGRNPRTGEVIKIKATKAPAFKPGKGMKDAVAKKKK, from the coding sequence ATGAACAAAACAGAACTCGTTGAAGTCGTATCCTCTAAAGCTGGAGTTACCAAAACCGAGGCTCAGAAAGTTGTTACCGCCACGCTGGAAGCTATCGTCCAGGGTGTAGTTGCCGATGGCAAAGTTATCCTGCCCGGCTTCGGCACCTTTGAAACCCGTCAGCGTTCCGCCCGTAACGGCCGGAACCCCCGCACCGGCGAAGTGATCAAGATCAAGGCGACAAAGGCCCCCGCCTTCAAGCCCGGCAAGGGAATGAAGGACGCCGTCGCGAAGAAAAAGAAGTAA
- a CDS encoding GNAT family N-acetyltransferase → MIKAYKPALDELSFRESLMADPETMSYNDAWGGTIPFPKEDWQDWYEYWMDAPESEMYYRYLYDDAVGCFVGEIAYHYDEDRNIHICDVIVLAKYRGRGYGSAGINLLCQAAKENGVAVLYDDIAADNPSWKLFLKNGFEIDWQNDEVVMVKKVL, encoded by the coding sequence ATGATCAAAGCATATAAACCCGCGCTGGATGAACTGTCTTTCCGGGAGAGCCTGATGGCCGATCCCGAGACCATGTCCTACAATGACGCCTGGGGCGGCACCATTCCCTTTCCGAAGGAAGACTGGCAAGACTGGTATGAGTACTGGATGGACGCTCCGGAATCTGAAATGTATTACCGTTACCTGTATGACGATGCGGTCGGCTGCTTTGTCGGCGAGATCGCCTATCACTATGATGAGGACAGGAACATCCACATCTGTGACGTGATCGTCCTGGCCAAATACCGGGGCCGGGGATACGGTTCCGCCGGTATAAACCTGCTCTGCCAGGCAGCAAAGGAAAACGGCGTCGCTGTCCTGTATGACGATATTGCCGCGGACAATCCCTCCTGGAAACTGTTCCTGAAAAACGGCTTTGAGATCGACTGGCAGAATGACGAAGTCGTGATGGTAAAAAAGGTTTTATAA